The genomic stretch CTTTTATAAATATCAGTCATCACTTTTCCGGAGTTACCAAATGTCTCGTCAATGGTTCCGGGTTGCTGGGCAAATGTCATCAACCCCAGTGTAAGCAGTAATAAGATAGTAATGTAGTTTTTCATATTGGAATTTTATAATATTTAAGTGCGCCAAAGATAAAACTTTATTTATATGTTAGTGCTAAGGCAAGGTTATTATTATCTTTACGAAAACAAATACTTATCCGTATGGGACTTTCCGGTTTTCCAATGGTTGATGTTTTCCAGGATGCTGTTGAGCATAAGAAGGTGGCGGATGTCATTGCCCGACACCTTGTCGGCCGGGAAGACATACGGGATAAAGCTGTGAATGACCTGGAACTGGGTGAGGTCAGGCATATCCTTGATCTGGGATGTGGGTTTGGATTTTTTAGCAAAGTTCTGGCAGAACGGGTCCATCCCAATGCACAGATTACCGGAATAGACCTTTATCCCGGGTATGAAAAATGTTTCCTTCAAATAAGCAGGACTTCCGGGCGAAAATGCAGGTTCATCTGTGGTGACGGCTCGGTGATCCGAAAATTGAAAGATGCTTCCTTTGATCTGATCGTTTGCAGTTATGCTATGTATTTTTTTCCTGAATTGACCGGCGAGATATCCAGGATTTTAACGGATAAAGGAATGTTTGTTACCATCACTCATTCCCGTCCGCATATGGAAGAGTTTACGCTATACCTGAAGAATATTTTATCGGAAATGGAAATTCAGGTCCAAGAGGTTATCCCGCATGATGCACTTGTCGACCGCTTTTCT from Bacteroidota bacterium encodes the following:
- a CDS encoding class I SAM-dependent methyltransferase; the encoded protein is MGLSGFPMVDVFQDAVEHKKVADVIARHLVGREDIRDKAVNDLELGEVRHILDLGCGFGFFSKVLAERVHPNAQITGIDLYPGYEKCFLQISRTSGRKCRFICGDGSVIRKLKDASFDLIVCSYAMYFFPELTGEISRILTDKGMFVTITHSRPHMEEFTLYLKNILSEMEIQVQEVIPHDALVDRFSDLNGKDIMEPFFQEITLKKCDNMLRFGIDDFNDFLQYFNFKYRFFVPESIDPQKKLYDLLVGKIRKDLERGMILNISKNDVIFTGFRPRKSNVL